Part of the Mya arenaria isolate MELC-2E11 chromosome 8, ASM2691426v1 genome, AAGGCTGCAAAGAGAATGTATGCGAAAGCAATGCAAACTGACCACAAAGGACTAGCAGTTAAAgacagtggtctagttgtatgtGCCGACAGACCCTACCTTGGTGCCAGTCCAGATGGGCTTGTGTTCTGTTCACATTGTACAGAAAGTGTTGGTCTGGTTGAGATTAAGTGTCCTGCCTCTAAGAAATGGAGGATGCAAACGCCTGAGGAATGCTGTgaagacaatgattttttttgtcagttagaGAATGGCAAGGTGTTACTCAaggaaacacacaaatattactaCCAGGTCCAAGGGCAGATGGGAATCACCGGGAGGAAATGGTGTGATTTTGTAGTTTGGACATGTGTAGGTCTTTCTATACAGAGAATTGCATTTTGTGAatcattttggctgaaaatgttgtgtcAACTTGACAGATTTTGCCTTGAATCATACATTCCTGAACTGTACGCACAACGTGTTAAAAGGGGAATGAGTCTGTTCAATTGATTTGTACTTCGTCtagttatgtgttgtttatacatgtacatttgaatgatcaataatggcaatttatgtgaatatcttgtttgctttcagttattttcataactatattcaaaatgaaactccaaaatgactgtattgttactataatttgaaaccatgaataaaaaagttgtaaatctaaattttgggcagtattttgaaagtatgtgtacttttgtcaacatattgtGATTATGCGATGCTGTAAatctactttaattatttccttgttttatgtttgacctTTTCTACTTTTCCTTTCCATTTATCTAGTTTTCAGGGATGTATTTCTGAGCTTAATAAATGGACATATGTTTAACCTTTCAAGtgtgttattattgcattttgtgtgCAGGATAGTGATAGCGTTTATATTGCCATTGTTTAAAGAAGTAGCTGAGTTTTACTCTAAAACAATTGAAGatgttcaattgaatattgGTTTGCATGTAGCTACTGCACGGCCCATAACTCAAGACTGTCGAGTTGTTCTCCTTTTCTGACttgctaattaaaaacaacaaatgagtgttactttcttatgtttgcAGGGTGCAaaacttaaaggggctatacaccgtgtgatgaaatatcgaaaaaaaaaagaaacttgtcaaaaactgacataaacttggtatcaatgtgtacaatgcattgaaactaactaactgaagtaccacataccgtagtatacaattaatttattttcgcattattttttccatatttctccattaatttttttttactgggtatgtatacctagtagaattcattcttatgcgtgatttgctAGTTGATGATATCATGGGATATAACCAAGTAAGGTATATTAGCTTAAGCATTCATATGGTTTCggataagccttcgtagcaaagtggatacaacactggacagcTATTTTGGTGACACTAGTTCAATCCATAgctcaattttcttttacattttggtatttctttaccattatcatatcagaagagtaaaacattttattaaataatttgtcctgagatttgttacagaaaaaaactttattggtgccaatctggtgtacagtccctttaaacattggGACATATTTAGCATGGGGctagtttttttaatctaatgtatcttaaagttaacatttgtcGGGCATTTCAGTTTGATCTATGGCACTCTTGCCTATTCTTATTTCCACTTAGTTCAATTATGAAACTGATATGAAAATGGTTCATACTGAAAAATCCTTTAAGCAATTCAATACTAATGATTTGAAGTACGTGGTAGATCAATTACAcatggcaaataaaaaaaaactcatttcagAGCCAAACTTAATAAGTGATCTTTGACTTTTATTcttagaaatgttacaaataataaaaccacaaaatacaaagcagatgtttcacaaacaaaaaattatatcaataaattgatcagttaatgcatacatgtttcaaatcaaatcttGAAATCCATTCACATGAGCATATTTCCttatccatttttgtcaaacctgaatcaaatgtgtaatctcatatgttatcatataacttgctcgaaaaaatgattttaaaacaaaattgtaatttcattgttCTAGTTAGAAGTATACAAGTTTTTATCCCTAAATCTAATGCTTGATATATACAAACGCTTTCATTGACACATGAGTTATTATTGAACAAGTGGTGGCCATAGATTtgtcaaatatgtgcatattttgaacactttaGAAATTCTCCTTGACTGTGTTATAGGAATATTGCCATGCAATATTCGAAAGTTCTTGATTCTCTCCATTTGCCTTTCAACATGTATTCGTAAACTTGCAATATCTTTTGTAAGGAGAACCTCACGTTTAGagaattgttttcctttctgtTTAAATGGTGGAATAATGAGATGAATGCCTCTTGGAGTAGTAAGGTCTGTAATAGTGAAACCCTTATCAACCATTATGGCGTCTCCTTCTTCAAGCAAGTCCAAGAGTCCACATTTTTCTGTGAGTTTCTTGTCACTGGTACAGCCCACCCAACAGTCAGAAACAAAAGTTACAACACCATTTGGGCTTATACCCACCAAAATCTTATGAGTCATGTGAGACTTGTAATCACTGtacattaaacttttcaaagaaagagAACTGGATGTTTCACTGTAAATTTCAGTGCAGTCGATAATAATTCTAGTGTTagaatatttctctttaaattgttcaggcatgttatttttcACTACCTCACGAGATGGCCATTGAACAAGAAaggataattgtacatgtaaatagttgATCCATCTTTCAACAATGTCATTACATTGTGAAGTGGATATGCAAAACCTAGTACCTAGATCTTCAAATAACAGACCTAGACGTAGGCGCATCAGCACCATGAAAAATTCATCCAGAACACTTAGAGTTCTTGGCCGTCCTCCATCTGAATCTTTATAGTTAAGTTTCCGCCTTGATGTCCGCACTTCAGCTTCATCCttgatttcatcaaacaaaGCTTCAAACACAACTCGATTAGGGATTCCGGTGTAAAAACTGACCAAATCGTCATTGTATTTTACGTCATCATATGTGAGCATAGGTAGCTGACATTGTACACCAAAGTCTCTAGTAGAATGTTCTGTTTGTGAACTGAAGTCTGCTGTTTTTCCCAGGAAACTTTCTTCAGTTTGTACTTCCATCACTGCACAGTTGTTCTCAGTCTGTGTGTCACAACatctgaaacatatacaaattgatCATGTACCCATTTACCACATCTTACATGTACAGTCtggtaaccctaaccaaatgtttgtttttttggccttaaacatttacaaacacttaaattttcctatttttgttaaagaatgaagaaaaatgatCAGAAGTAATTAACTTATCAGATCGATTTCATAGCACaagaagcaatatatatatatattgaacaatacctAAAGGACTGATTCTGTGGCTGTAGTACTGGTCCCATGCAGTAATCATGCAGGTGGACAGAGGTATCAATGGCATGCCCGGAAGGGGATACAAATGACAGTTGTGGCTGTATACTATCATCATTTGACAGTTCTAGGTCTAAATCGTCATTGaccgtatcaccatcatcatcatcacctacgTCTTCATCAAGGAGctgaaattgcaaatgaaactgtataagataaatgttttagtaCAAAATCTGCCAGGCTATATGGTACACATTTTTCCAggctgtatttgaaaacaattctttaatcatttcttaaattacaaaatttacaaataagtgctgtgacattgtttttaagcaccgttgatataacataattcattttgagGTGCATGTAAGGAAGAACTTAaactaatataagaaataaaaaataccgttgGCTGGAAGGTTTTGGTAGCACCAGTCTCAGTTGGAAACATAGATGGAAGTGTATGCTGGAATGAAGGTCCTCTGAAGCCAACAAAATGCTCACTACACAATCGTCTGTGTTCATTCCACTGGAACGATCTCATGACCGTTTTACATCGCTGCACCCACACACGTTTTAAACGTTTGTTCTGAGGAAAACGGTGCAATGACACTTTTCTCCCATCAATAACCTTTCCTCTGTAAATTCCTTTACAAATACAACAGTACTTAGGGGTTTTCCTGCCCGTTTTCTTTATTAGTTTTGAATCTTTACTTTCCATTTTCACTTGTTGCTGTTTACTTCCTGGTTTGTGTAGTCCCCGGAAGTAAATTTCCGCTTTTTGCGCATGCCCACTTGAAGAGTATTCAGGGAAAGATAATCGagttatcggaaaggacaatACCCCTGGACCGGGGGGTGGTgtgggggtacaattgactggtgcattacactAAATTATGttgggggggggtacaattgactagtgcataatttgtttatataaatatatatatatatatatatatatatatatatatatatatatatatatatatatatatatatatatatatatatataagaacaaATAGACACATGAGTATTTAATAAATACGACATAGATTTATAAAATTACGTCTAAACGACTAAATGAACGCTgacttttctttttctcttaTTTTGTCTGATGTAATAACTgctttaatgacattttttttgcttcatTCTGCATTGCGTATAAGTAAAACACGCTTTCCTATTAAATGAAGTACTTTTTTTAACTCATATCCATATATGGAAGTTCCGATctaaaaagtacatgtacctcgggtgTTTCCATAATGAATTTTCATTGGTTTACGGTCGTCAAACCCCgcccaaaacatgtacaatttgcttgccggcgTGCACACGCTtcatatgaacaatgtatgacaagcttttctggttctcattttcatggttcagtggtgcccaaatttTTTCATACCTTTCACTCCGGCAAAAAGAAGTTGTCCCTTGCATAtacgtacaaaccgtaagagggcttgtacagacaaacgctttgcgtttgtcttcaagcccgtatAAGTATaagaatatatcatatttataaaatgttttacgaACAAAGCAATTTTTGAAGAGCAAAAGTAATTTTTCAGCATTAGCTttacgataataataatactataataatagtaataacaGATTATTATGATCTTCATCGCCGATATTCCATTTTCTGGTATTAATggtattatatttatgtatctTCCTGTTTAAGCTTGATGATTCCTTGATGGTACCTTATAGAATTATTGAGTTTCATATGGTTAGGTTCTCAGAAAATTGAGTTTTTTGGCATTAATCCAAACAATGGTGATTCattgtttattgaattatttttaatgaccGAATTGAATGCATTGTTGCAAAAATCAGCTGATCCTGagagaaaataaataagaagtCAATACTGTCAATATGTaagggtgcagctttaagaagtaTAATAATTTGCCCTTCTAAGATATCGTATGATTTGCAATGGTTCATAAGTATTTCAGTTCGCACTTAATCTGTTAGTTAAACAATTGCATGAAGATCTTTCACTTTATTGTATACTTGAAATGTTcgtatttgtattaaatatgtatatgttacatAGACAactgtcaaaattatgtataatcaaatctgttctgttttgttctattGTTGTcggaatttgaaataaatagaagGTCTTCTTTAAGCATAATATTTCCCAGGTAGAACCAGCTGTTTTCCGCAGGGGGGTTGTACAACTGGAGCTCAATTTGAGGGCGGATCTCGCGGCGCCCCTCATCACTAAACAACGCGTACACAACCTGCTGATCGGTATTCATCAGACGCCTGCTTAGGAAATAATCCACGGCTTTTTTCAGCTGGGTTTCGTATCGAAGAATGATATCCCTATTAGCAAACACTAGACCACCGCCGACCCAAACTAGATTATTTCGGAATATATTTGTCACTGACATAGCCATGTGTGTATTCGCGTGGATTACATTCATAGCTACACGACTTTCATTGAAGCCGTTCGGCCTACTTAGTGAAAATTTGTTGATTGACTTTCTATCTCTGAAGTATCCAACGTCTAACCACATAACATAATTCGTCTTGAACACGTGGTCGCGTGAAGCACGGGATATGACATCATATTTTGCGAGCTGTGCGCATGCGTATTCGGGTAAAACTGTATTAGGATAGTGGGTAGGGTATCCTTTTTGAGAAAATACTTTTGATATATTACTTTGCAGCTGAAATGCCCAAGATGAGTTTCTTTTAATCAGATGAATTCGTGTTGTGTTGACAGTTTCATTTCTTATGTTCTTCATTAAATAATAGAACTTCTGTGAATCGGTGTATACTGTTAATGGGTTCAGCAAATATCTGAATATTTTGCACCAATTGAAGTAGTTCTCGGTAGAGAAATTGCCAGCAAAGCCTTTTCTAAATGTTCCAAGATCAAAATAGGCCGTGACAACGGTGACATCGTACTTACGGCTAGAAGTACCGTTCCCTATCAAAATCTGCGTATGAATAAATTTCCTGTCATAATGTGGTGGTATATCTTTGGACGCCCTTAATTCTGTTGCTTTGCTGATGGTTTTGTCTGTGTAATGAAGAACCCGTCCAAACTGAAGACATACAGCAAAATAAAAGAACAACTACACAATGAAGTGCGTACACAATGTGCATGAAACATTCAATTTATTACAGTAATGAAACGCTAACTCCTATAAACATTTCTGAGAAAACTCAGTGGCTATCTCTTATCCTTATTAATTACGAGTTTTGTAAATTGGTTGCAACCTTTTGGAGCCTTCATTATATtctgtttaaacaaatgattCTGTCTTTCTTAGGAATACATCACTCCAATGACAACTGTAGAAACATACTGAACGTGTCTGGTAAGTAATGAAGCATCAGTCGCCCGAATAAGGCAATGCTTTGCAAATtccattgaaaaatatataaatgccCAATCTACACGAGATGCATTTTCAGATGTATATTTATACGATAGCTCGTGTACAATTAACATACAATGGTTTGATAAAAAGAgctcataaaagaaatatttaaatcagtttaacTAGCCAaaatttatttgacatatactttaacatgtatatcatcaatttaaaacattgccTTAGACATTTAAGGAAATATGACAGATTAAAAGTTACTCTATACTTAaggattgatcgcatttttGTCTTGCATTCATGGCTGtatgaacaaatacaatatgaacgtcaagTGTTATCTATACAAAGGGCTAGGCGAGTGCAAATATGTCAATATGAACcaaaatgaatgatttatatAAACGTATAGGGTAAAAATGAGCTTAAGTCACCAAGCAACTGTAAACATACCTTGAAAATACTTACTCCTAAGTCCATGTTATTCCTGAGAACCAGCATACAACAACAACTCACAACAACTAAAACAAATCGAGATAAGGACATCCGACCAAGTCTCCGTATCACTACCCGTACCATTGTTAGTCTGGTAAAAAGAGAATATGCGTAATCcccaaataaaattataactCGTCACCTGACCACGCAACCGGACGCAACTGGACGAGTTCCGTCACGATAAAACTAGAATTGCGGCCTCGTGAAGTTTACATTGTTAAGCCATATTTCGGACGGGCTTGACCAAGTCACTAATGCACATTGTTATTGTAAAGCGTTGTAATTTGACTCTTTAATCCTATTAAAATAACCAAGTGTAGgttaaattaccgaaatacgcagATCATAACCAAACTTCGCAAGAATGTAACCGAAATACGCTTTCTTATTAAACAGGTTTTTAATTATCCTAttcttataaatataacaaaaacatattaagaaataatgaatttaGTTACAAAATAATTTCGCTAATTTAGCTAGTAAAAGTTATCTCCCGTCGCCAACCGAAATACGATTGAACGgatatggttaaaagtaaaagtaaaaacaaaacaaatacaaacagttATCTATAACTGAATATACTAACGCACAATAAAGTATTTCTTTCGCTGATGTTGTATTACTTTGTTGATGACAGATTGTGATACACAACTGCTGTGTAGAAGACAGTAGTACACACTACAGCTTTCTTTTTCTGTATCACACGCTAGACCAGGACTACATTTTTCGATCGCACAGGTTCGGTAATACTCGTCATTCccattctatttttagattgaTCTTTCGATTTTTAGAGTTTAAATTGTAAATGCAGGAAGAAATGTCAGTCAATCTATTATacaatccaaacaaacaaaatacaaacattaccAGACAGACCTGGTTGCTTGTGGAAGAATCCGTATCGCACTCGACCTTGGATCAATCGACTTACATAATTTTCCTTATTTATGATTGATATAAATCGcacaaaaaaacttttaataagCCCTTTGCAAATGTCAGTAATTTTCTATTAAAATGCATAGTGAATATCGCAAGCCAGAATCatttttgatttaattttgacCAATCAGAATGCTGATTGCGACCAATCAAAGTGCTTTGTTTTCAACCAATCGACGCTTAGTTTATATAACCAATGAAAGCATCGCTTTGCTCGAACGCTTTTCGAGAAAACTCCGagtctttgataaaaaaattgtcatataGCGGGTACATGGTCAAGTGGTTACatacttgactgtcaatccaggggtcgaaGGTTCGATTTCCCTCCACAACACTAAAAATGCttatcgtcttccgggagggacgttcaATGGAGGTCCCGTGTGACACTTCTATACATTTGGGCACATTAAAGAACTAGGGTAGCTCTTACCATTGCAACATTCTGTATGTGCACTTTGCTCCAAAACCTAGAATGACttacaatcttatcggagcactcgccaaATTGTCTTTCTAGATGCAGTTACCAACCagaaaacatcaataaatatttggTATTTATCAACATGAACTTTGTAGTTcctgatttaaaatattaactatcTATAATGAAAAGCTAAGCTTTGACGTATTGTTTAGTTAATAGTTGACGAGTTGACCGGGTTGTTGAAGATACGAAAGTTCATTTAAAGCCAACATTTCTATTCACTTACTGGAAAGCTGAGCCATTCTGTGAAGCATAGTACGTCGCATCTTCTACAATAGCTCACATAATCTTTGCTTTCCTGTTTGACGTAGTTGAAGCTTACTTATAGCTAGGCTAATTGCAGTCATAAAGAAAGTAAATGAACCTTCCTTTGAGGTCTATCAAAGAAAGCCCAACTTTCTTTTGATTCACATATATCACTGACAAAGCAGTATATTTGGAACATTTGGTAAATTTGAAATTCATTGTCAATAAATCGACCATAGGCAAAAAGCAACAAAGACAATTACTTAAAACGTattctataattattttgagAGTATTTATTTGGAGCTGAATCAAAATcgtttgtaaacaataaaaaaattgagtAAACTTGAGAAAGTTATTATATAGTTTCATGTGTTGTCATTAATGAAAGAGTTATGCCATAGGTTTGTATACAATAGTGTATAGCCGCTAGGTACACTCTGCACACAATATGTCTCGAGCATTTTCCTTCTTTCGTATCCCTTTTACAgattatatatttctataagAATATGATTAAGATCATTTTGCATcatattttctcattatttattatcatcggacaaaatgttaattttaactgCCTcgttgaaaataattatttcggTTAGCGACAAGAGCCAATTTTCACTGACCTATTTGTTAAATTCCCATCGATGATTAAAttatcatttctttcaaatttccatttattttttgtgttttggttATATTAATGTCATCTGGTCAACACTCATTGggaaaaatgtgtattttggtAGCTTCTATTAGATTTTCGGTTGATGATTCAGAAAATGTAATTCCATCTAAtacaatgacattttatataacattattatgcattttttttttaaattttcgttGGTAGggtattaatataatattaatgtaaaaaacacaataattttgtttgaatggAAGGCGTATATCGGTTCTCTTCTTGCGTAAGGTATTTATCTTCGTATTTAGCGTATTCCGGTAAGCCAAGTAGCggatttttgtaaaattaataatgaCTAATGACTCGTTTTATGAGTCCAggttgacaggttttaccagcTGTTTTggtcacgctatttttagcaacgcggAAGAAGTTCCGAGATTACAAACgctactcgcatgatacggaatcagaaaaaatacagtatcatgatacggattattcaatacggcgtgctgtattttcactgtcgGATATGGAACAAGAAATGGATAGGCATATAATCAAGGTTTTTatcattcttcttcttcttcttcttcttcttcttcttcttcttcttctcctccTCCTTCTCTTCTACTCCTCctcttcttattcttcttcttctcctcctcctcttcttattcttcttctccttcttcttcttcttcttcttcttcttcttctttttcttcttattattattattattattcatacgTGTTTAATTCCATTCtaaaataattcacattttAGTTAACTGCACCTTAAGTTgcacatgtgtgacgtcacacaaagTGTTTCGACTAGGGGCGCCAAAAGGGTACTTTGAAGGTGATGAGAAGCAATGTGagtaatgtgtttttatttcttcgATGAGGTTACACCAGCATAACATATTAAAGTGCTGTTGATTTTGGtgatatttaagcaaatatcaaaCTGATAATCTTAAAGCTACATAGTTTTACAAATaagagctaaaaataaaaaaaaaataaaaaataaaaaagttcgaAAGATGATACTTTTCAacaaatgatatgttttgtCGGCAGATTTTCACTTTCAGGCATAATAGAAATAAGAAGAATTAATGAAGTCTTATGtgaattgttattatttgattattgtAAGTATATAACCTCAAACACACTGGCATAAAAAGAAAGTT contains:
- the LOC128243905 gene encoding uncharacterized protein LOC128243905 isoform X1; translation: MVRVVIRRLGRMSLSRFVLVVVSCCCMLVLRNNMDLGVSIFKFGRVLHYTDKTISKATELRASKDIPPHYDRKFIHTQILIGNGTSSRKYDVTVVTAYFDLGTFRKGFAGNFSTENYFNWCKIFRYLLNPLTVYTDSQKFYYLMKNIRNETVNTTRIHLIKRNSSWAFQLQSNISKVFSQKGYPTHYPNTVLPEYACAQLAKYDVISRASRDHVFKTNYVMWLDVGYFRDRKSINKFSLSRPNGFNESRVAMNVIHANTHMAMSVTNIFRNNLVWVGGGLVFANRDIILRYETQLKKAVDYFLSRRLMNTDQQVVYALFSDEGRREIRPQIELQLYNPPAENSWFYLGNIMLKEDLLFISNSDNNRTKQNRFDYT
- the LOC128244569 gene encoding uncharacterized protein LOC128244569, with amino-acid sequence MRSFQWNEHRRLCSEHFVGFRGPSFQHTLPSMFPTETGATKTFQPTLLDEDVGDDDDGDTVNDDLDLELSNDDSIQPQLSFVSPSGHAIDTSVHLHDYCMGPVLQPQNQSFRCCDTQTENNCAVMEVQTEESFLGKTADFSSQTEHSTRDFGVQCQLPMLTYDDVKYNDDLVSFYTGIPNRVVFEALFDEIKDEAEVRTSRRKLNYKDSDGGRPRTLSVLDEFFMVLMRLRLVTRNSQKNVDSWTCLKKETP
- the LOC128243905 gene encoding uncharacterized protein LOC128243905 isoform X2, producing the protein MVRVVIRRLGRMSLSRFVLVVVSCCCMLVLRNNMDLGFGRVLHYTDKTISKATELRASKDIPPHYDRKFIHTQILIGNGTSSRKYDVTVVTAYFDLGTFRKGFAGNFSTENYFNWCKIFRYLLNPLTVYTDSQKFYYLMKNIRNETVNTTRIHLIKRNSSWAFQLQSNISKVFSQKGYPTHYPNTVLPEYACAQLAKYDVISRASRDHVFKTNYVMWLDVGYFRDRKSINKFSLSRPNGFNESRVAMNVIHANTHMAMSVTNIFRNNLVWVGGGLVFANRDIILRYETQLKKAVDYFLSRRLMNTDQQVVYALFSDEGRREIRPQIELQLYNPPAENSWFYLGNIMLKEDLLFISNSDNNRTKQNRFDYT